One genomic segment of Anguilla anguilla isolate fAngAng1 chromosome 2, fAngAng1.pri, whole genome shotgun sequence includes these proteins:
- the LOC118220552 gene encoding LIM and SH3 domain protein 1-like — protein MNPLCGRCNRVVYPTEKVNCLDKYWHKSCFSCETCKMTLNMKNYKGFEKRPYCNAHYPKTSFTSVADTPENLRLKQQSKMQSQVLYKEEFEKNKGKGFSVVADTPELQRIKKTQDQISNIKYHEDFEKGRMGGEAGPPDSNAAPAYHHQPTNPTNPPKAQNYNYQPAAEPVRSAAAAPPPSAGKRYRAVYDYAAADEDEVSFLDGDMILDVQQIDEGWMYGRVERTGQQGMLPANYVEAI, from the exons TACTGGCATAAATCATGTTTCAGCTGCGAGACCTGCAAAATGACTCTGAACATGAAGAATTACAAAGGCTTTGAGAAGAGACCATACTGCAATGC acACTACCCCAAGACCTCCTTCACCAGCGTGGCCGACACCCCCGAGAACCTGCGCCTCAAACAACAGAGCAAGATGCAGAGCCAG gTGCTGTATAAGGAGGAGTTCGAGAAGAACAAAGGGAAGGGCTTCAGTGTGGTGGCGGACACGCCAGAGTTGCAGAGAATCAAGAAGACGCAGGACCAAATCAGCAAC ATTAAGTACCATGAGGACTTTGAGAAGGGTCGGATGGGAGGAGAAGCTGGGCCCCCTGATAGCAACGCCGCTCCAG cATATCATCATCAGCCAACCAACCCAACCAACCCACCCAAGGCTCAGAACTACAACTACCAACCAGCTGCTGAGCCGGTGCGCTCTGCCGCTGCTGCGCCGCCCCCTAGTGCCGGG aAGCGGTACCGGGCTGTCTATGACTACGCGGCGGCGGACGAAGACGAGGTGTCCTTCCTGGACGGGGACATGATCCTGGACGTGCAGCAGATCGACGAGGGCTGGATGTACGGCCGCGTGGAGCGCACCGGCCAGCAGGGGATGCTGCCTGCCAACTACGTGGAAgccatctga